The following are encoded in a window of Armatimonas rosea genomic DNA:
- a CDS encoding 2-isopropylmalate synthase yields the protein MSNRVHIFDTTLRDGEQSPGAALNVDEKLEIARQLERLGVDIIEAGFPISSPGDFDAVQRIAKQVQNATVCGLTRAVRKDIDVAWDALKGAKRPRIHTGLGVSDNHLQHKLRKSRDEALEMGVSAVAYAKSLGCDDIEYFTEDAGRADPDYLCRVVEAVINAGATVINVPDTTGYATPEEYGAIFRMLLERVPNADKAIFSAHCHDDLGLAVANSLAAAKNGARQIECTINGIGERAGNTSLEEVVMALKTRRDYYGLETGINTREITRTSRLVSNRTGILVQPNKAIVGANAFAHSSGIHQDGVLKERTTYEIIDPADVGISESKIILSPRSGRAALKHRLEVLGHTFEDAAFEKVYERFLEVADRKKMVYDEDLEALATDEARLVNQTYELVQLQVTCGDSAIPTATVKLRHANRAVLMDADTGNGPVDAIYRAINRIVKVPNELIEISLQSVTEGTDAQAAVTIRVRAGDEVHSGHAAHTDIIVAAAKAYLNALNKQLLNQPGRITQPESERVGV from the coding sequence ATGAGTAACCGAGTACACATTTTTGACACCACGCTCCGTGATGGCGAGCAGTCGCCGGGGGCCGCGCTCAATGTCGACGAGAAGCTGGAGATCGCCCGGCAGCTAGAGCGCCTTGGGGTGGATATTATCGAGGCCGGCTTCCCGATCTCATCGCCGGGCGACTTCGATGCCGTGCAGCGGATCGCCAAGCAGGTGCAGAATGCAACTGTCTGTGGGCTGACCCGCGCCGTGCGAAAAGACATCGATGTCGCCTGGGACGCTCTCAAAGGTGCCAAGCGCCCCCGTATCCACACCGGCCTCGGGGTCTCGGACAACCACCTCCAGCACAAGCTCCGCAAGAGCCGCGACGAGGCTCTGGAGATGGGAGTGAGTGCGGTCGCCTACGCCAAGTCCCTGGGCTGCGACGATATCGAGTACTTCACCGAGGACGCGGGCCGCGCCGATCCCGACTACCTCTGCCGCGTGGTCGAGGCCGTGATCAACGCGGGTGCGACCGTCATCAATGTGCCCGATACAACCGGCTACGCCACCCCCGAGGAGTACGGCGCGATCTTCAGGATGCTGCTAGAGCGGGTCCCCAACGCGGACAAAGCCATCTTCTCGGCGCACTGCCACGACGATCTAGGTCTGGCGGTCGCCAACTCGCTCGCGGCGGCCAAGAACGGCGCACGCCAGATCGAGTGCACTATCAATGGGATCGGGGAGCGGGCGGGCAACACAAGCCTAGAGGAAGTGGTGATGGCGCTCAAGACCCGCCGGGACTACTACGGCCTGGAGACGGGCATCAACACCCGTGAGATCACCCGCACCAGCCGCCTCGTGAGCAACCGCACGGGAATCTTGGTCCAGCCCAACAAGGCCATTGTCGGAGCCAACGCCTTTGCACACAGCTCGGGGATCCACCAGGACGGTGTTCTCAAGGAGCGCACGACCTACGAGATTATCGACCCCGCCGATGTGGGCATCAGCGAGAGCAAGATCATCCTCTCCCCCCGCTCGGGCCGCGCCGCGCTCAAGCACCGCTTGGAAGTTCTCGGGCATACCTTCGAGGACGCCGCCTTCGAGAAGGTCTACGAGCGCTTCCTAGAAGTGGCCGACCGCAAGAAGATGGTCTACGACGAGGACCTGGAGGCGCTCGCCACCGACGAAGCACGCCTAGTCAACCAGACCTACGAGCTTGTCCAGCTCCAAGTGACCTGCGGCGATAGCGCCATCCCCACGGCTACCGTCAAGCTACGCCACGCCAACCGCGCCGTGCTCATGGACGCCGACACGGGCAACGGGCCGGTGGACGCGATCTATCGCGCGATCAACCGGATCGTGAAGGTGCCCAACGAGCTGATCGAGATCAGCCTGCAGTCCGTCACCGAGGGCACCGATGCACAGGCCGCCGTGACCATCCGTGTCCGTGCCGGCGACGAGGTCCACTCCGGCCACGCCGCCCACACCGACATCATTGTCGCCGCGGCCAAGGCCTACCTCAACGCCCTCAACAAGCAGCTCCTCAACCAGCCGGGACGCATCACCCAGCCCGAGAGCGAGCGCGTCGGGGTTTAA
- a CDS encoding SanA/YdcF family protein: MGISLVSAHPRGAAKTLSKKQQARRVLVVLGLLAALPVLALLTCQLAVLTSASSKHTDSLAALPTNRVGLVLGTSKYVAKGRHNAYYSQRIAAAAKLYKAGKVEYLLVSGDNRTSHYNEPVTMKRDLITAGVPKERITCDFAGFRTLDSIQRAKAVFGQSKLTIISQRFHNERALFLAGASGIDAVAYDAGTGALPTGKTAVRELGARVQAVLDIWVLRRRPKFLGEHISIGKE; this comes from the coding sequence ATGGGGATTAGTCTGGTATCTGCGCACCCCCGAGGTGCAGCAAAGACACTGAGCAAGAAGCAACAAGCACGGCGAGTCCTTGTCGTGCTGGGGCTTCTGGCCGCCTTGCCCGTACTCGCCCTACTGACCTGCCAGCTTGCCGTGCTTACCAGCGCCTCAAGCAAGCACACCGACTCCCTCGCGGCGCTTCCCACGAACCGTGTAGGACTGGTGCTGGGGACGAGCAAGTATGTCGCCAAGGGTCGCCACAATGCCTACTACAGCCAGCGGATCGCGGCGGCGGCCAAGCTCTACAAAGCGGGCAAAGTGGAGTACCTGCTGGTCTCGGGCGACAACCGCACCAGCCACTACAACGAGCCCGTGACCATGAAGCGGGATCTCATCACCGCCGGGGTCCCCAAAGAGAGGATCACCTGCGACTTTGCGGGCTTTCGGACGCTCGACTCGATCCAGCGGGCCAAGGCTGTCTTTGGTCAGAGCAAGCTCACGATCATCTCACAGCGCTTCCACAACGAGCGGGCGCTGTTTCTGGCGGGTGCGAGCGGGATCGACGCCGTGGCCTACGATGCAGGAACCGGAGCCCTGCCCACCGGCAAGACGGCCGTGCGTGAGCTGGGTGCTCGCGTCCAGGCAGTGCTGGATATCTGGGTGCTGAGACGACGCCCGAAGTTTCTGGGGGAGCATATCTCCATCGGTAAAGAGTAA
- the ilvC gene encoding ketol-acid reductoisomerase has product MPVTIYYDADASFDVLVGKTLAVIGYGSQGHAHALNLKESGMSVIIGLRPGKSWDKAVADGFEVLTVAEASKKADVIMILVNDEFQADLYKNEIEPNLSAGKAIAFGHGFNIHFGQVVPPADVDVFMCAPKGPGHMVRRVFTEGSGVPCLIAIHQDATGLAKARALAWAKGVGGTRAGVLETTFKEETETDLFGEQAVLCGGATALVKAGFETLVEAGYQPEIAYFECLHELKLIVDLMYEAGIAGMRYSISDTAQFGDMTRGPRVVNPQTKAEMKRILDEIQTGQFAKEWILENKANRPSFNALAKRDNDHLIEVVGRELRGMMSWMKKPATATAQTEVPVQQAVQTKIEL; this is encoded by the coding sequence ATGCCTGTTACGATTTACTACGACGCCGATGCGTCGTTTGATGTGTTGGTGGGAAAGACCCTCGCGGTCATTGGCTACGGCTCGCAGGGGCATGCCCATGCGCTGAACCTGAAGGAGTCCGGGATGAGTGTCATCATCGGGCTGCGACCGGGCAAGAGCTGGGATAAGGCCGTCGCGGATGGCTTTGAGGTGCTGACGGTCGCGGAGGCGTCCAAGAAGGCCGATGTGATCATGATCCTGGTCAACGACGAGTTCCAGGCCGATCTGTACAAGAACGAGATCGAGCCCAATCTCTCGGCGGGCAAGGCGATTGCCTTTGGCCATGGCTTCAATATCCACTTCGGGCAGGTCGTGCCACCCGCCGATGTTGATGTCTTTATGTGCGCTCCCAAGGGCCCCGGCCACATGGTGCGCCGTGTCTTCACCGAGGGTAGTGGCGTCCCCTGTCTGATCGCCATTCACCAGGATGCGACTGGGCTGGCAAAGGCCCGTGCGCTGGCGTGGGCGAAGGGCGTGGGCGGAACCCGTGCGGGCGTGCTGGAAACCACGTTTAAGGAAGAGACCGAGACCGATCTGTTTGGCGAGCAGGCCGTGCTCTGTGGCGGCGCGACCGCGCTGGTCAAGGCGGGCTTCGAGACCCTGGTCGAGGCGGGCTACCAGCCGGAGATCGCCTACTTCGAGTGCCTCCACGAGCTGAAACTCATCGTCGATCTGATGTACGAGGCCGGGATCGCCGGGATGCGCTACTCCATCTCCGACACCGCCCAGTTTGGCGACATGACCCGCGGACCGCGTGTCGTGAACCCGCAGACCAAGGCCGAGATGAAGCGCATTCTCGATGAGATCCAGACCGGACAGTTCGCCAAGGAGTGGATCCTGGAGAACAAGGCCAACCGCCCCAGCTTCAATGCCCTGGCAAAGCGCGATAATGATCACCTGATCGAGGTCGTCGGACGCGAGCTTCGGGGTATGATGAGCTGGATGAAGAAGCCCGCCACCGCCACGGCCCAGACCGAGGTGCCCGTACAGCAGGCGGTTCAGACCAAGATCGAGCTGTAA
- the ilvN gene encoding acetolactate synthase small subunit, which translates to MTETHTITVLVENRPGVLARVSGLFARRGYNIESLTVSITDDPNVSRMTLVVGGDSDILEQITKQLHKLVDVLKVYDYVNTPMLERELALIKVTVTQERQMELIQLVTQVFGGKIIDTTDKAFVVEVTGGAEKIDAFEKLMESYGIRELVRTGRIALMRGARTV; encoded by the coding sequence ATGACAGAAACACATACGATCACCGTTCTGGTGGAGAACCGCCCCGGCGTCCTCGCCCGCGTCTCCGGCCTCTTTGCCCGCCGTGGCTACAACATCGAGAGCCTCACGGTCTCGATCACCGACGACCCCAATGTGAGCCGGATGACCCTCGTGGTGGGCGGCGACTCGGATATCCTAGAGCAGATCACCAAGCAGCTCCACAAGCTCGTCGATGTCCTCAAGGTCTACGACTATGTCAACACCCCGATGCTGGAGCGCGAGCTGGCGCTGATTAAAGTGACCGTCACCCAGGAGCGCCAGATGGAGCTGATCCAGCTGGTTACGCAGGTCTTTGGCGGTAAGATCATCGACACCACCGACAAGGCGTTCGTGGTGGAGGTGACCGGTGGCGCGGAGAAGATCGACGCGTTTGAAAAACTGATGGAGAGCTACGGCATCCGCGAGCTGGTCCGCACGGGCCGGATCGCCCTGATGCGCGGCGCCCGAACTGTCTAG
- a CDS encoding MBL fold metallo-hydrolase, producing the protein MLSLGVVNVYFLDTDEPGEGWALVDTGLPWHFSAIVREARRRYGNTAPTGIYLTHGHYDHAGSAAALAAYWSVPVFAHEAELPFLTGQCDYPPADPSSCGGWLSLASHFASTHGRDLRPYILPLTEGPQGWEPIPLPGHTLGQVGFWQESSRTLIAGDALMNLKVDKWLPRKGLSWPPPPFTTDWFAVRKSLERILALEPQTLYFGHGEPLTELAPGELAERTEWFAIARAGRYVGDPVRQASDGNPIVAPIPPDPTKRLTKALVLGALATSAYFLLKNKQNS; encoded by the coding sequence ATGCTCTCCCTGGGCGTTGTCAATGTCTATTTTCTGGACACGGACGAGCCCGGGGAGGGCTGGGCGCTGGTCGATACCGGGCTCCCGTGGCACTTCTCGGCGATTGTTCGAGAGGCACGGCGGCGCTACGGCAACACGGCTCCGACCGGTATCTACCTCACGCACGGACACTACGACCATGCGGGCAGTGCGGCGGCGCTGGCGGCCTACTGGAGCGTCCCGGTCTTCGCCCACGAAGCGGAGCTCCCCTTCCTCACGGGCCAGTGCGACTATCCCCCCGCCGACCCGAGCTCCTGCGGCGGCTGGCTCTCGCTGGCCTCGCACTTTGCGAGCACCCACGGCCGGGATCTGCGTCCCTATATTCTGCCCCTCACTGAGGGGCCTCAAGGCTGGGAGCCGATCCCCCTCCCCGGCCATACGCTGGGACAGGTCGGCTTCTGGCAGGAGTCAAGCCGCACGCTGATTGCCGGGGATGCCCTGATGAACCTGAAGGTGGATAAGTGGCTCCCTCGCAAGGGGCTGAGCTGGCCGCCGCCGCCCTTCACCACCGACTGGTTCGCTGTGCGCAAGAGCCTGGAGCGCATTCTCGCCCTGGAGCCCCAGACGCTCTACTTCGGCCACGGCGAGCCGCTCACCGAGCTAGCGCCGGGAGAGCTGGCAGAGCGCACCGAGTGGTTTGCCATTGCACGCGCCGGCCGCTATGTCGGTGACCCCGTGCGTCAGGCAAGCGACGGCAACCCGATTGTCGCCCCGATCCCGCCGGACCCCACCAAGCGCCTCACCAAGGCGCTCGTGCTGGGAGCCTTGGCCACCAGCGCCTATTTTCTTTTGAAGAACAAACAAAACTCATGA